A portion of the Osmerus mordax isolate fOsmMor3 chromosome 22, fOsmMor3.pri, whole genome shotgun sequence genome contains these proteins:
- the trim25l gene encoding E3 ubiquitin/ISG15 ligase TRIM25, with translation MSKLWTDEQFNCPVCLDLPRDPVTIPCGHSYCMACIKDYWSKDDPKGAYSCPQCRQSFSPKPSLSRNTMLAEAVEQLRKGSLSSALRESVRSTLRPLSSASSGARAGRARSARLSPSAVPCDMCPGEQRAAVKSCLACMSSYCEAHLKPHRTKEALKNHELIPPMGQLAQKICTQHKYLQEFYCRQCQMYVCWLCTSNEHKGHDSASTKAVRMERQKELSGVQTENHQRLKEREAELKEMKKTVEAMKRSAARVHEDAELTLSDLQLSLEKLQELVEEVMDSTGREKVVEAQEVVDKLEDEITERRRRDVEMKDLVRCEDNIYFLETFESLSSPLEAGHLPSVLANPEASYEPVRDFILDLREKVEDLCNQELDKITKTVNDTTLFTLGDSAKNGDQKMGGFLKLLSGLGTRNTNNTRPQAPTPSVSVGVRGPEKRGQGVGRRAQDVRSRDGPRVDRGNKSPPRTRDKQRREEKEPAPSPRPSPSPIPSRRESHSLWNRPEPTQVFHTPDPAPAPTPAPTPAPTPAPAPQASSGFSRMASISSLFRSNRRTATPAQPAARTPAANSWGMGTVVETPNEVNPSLFLDSPVDSPFLDNTPSFPGLREISLDCIQAPEPRTREEFLQHVCNLVLDSNTAHRRLSLSEGKTKATLQGATQPYPDIPQRFDGWTQVLCLNPLSAQRCYWEVEWRGRGSSIGVAYGALRRKGSDSKAGLGYNAQSWSLELSDTCCSAMHDNEKKDIPVAYSPRVGLFLDTAAGTLSFYGVAESMEHLHTFRANFTQPLYAAFGVGSGVGVGLDFALGQFSSHADSIKICPM, from the exons ATGAGCAAGCTGTGGACAGACGAGCAGTTCAACTGCCCCGTGTGTCTGGACCTGCCCAGGGACCCCGTCACCATCCCCTGCGGCCACAGCTACTGCATGGCCTGCATCAAGGACTACTGGAGCAAGGACGACCCCAAGGGAGCGTACAGCTGCCCCCAGTGCCGGCAGTCCTTCAGCCCCAAGCCCTCGCTCTCCAGGAACACCATGCTGGCCGAGGCCGTGGAGCAGCTCCGCAAGGGCTCCCTCAGCTCCGCCCTGCGGGAGTCGGTGAGGAGCACCCTCCGCCCCTTGTCCTCCGCCTCGTCCGGCGCCCGCGCGGGGCGGGCCCGCTCCGCCAGGCTGTCGCCCTCGGCGGTGCCGTGCGACATGTGCCCCGGCGAGCAGCGCGCCGCCGTGAAGAGCTGCCTGGCGTGCATGAGCTCTTACTGCGAGGCCCACCTGAAGCCGCACCGGACCAAGGAGGCGCTGAAGAACCATGAGCTCATCCCTCCCATGGGTCAGCTGGCCCAGAAGATCTGCACCCAGCACAAGTACCTCCAGGAGTTCTACTGCCGCCAGTGTCAGATGTACGTGTGCTGGCTGTGCACCAGTAACGAGCACAAGGGGCACGACAGCGCCTCCACCAAGGCCGTGCGcatggagagacag AAAGAGCTGTCGGGGGTGCAGACTGAGAACCAccagaggctgaaggagagagaggcggagctgaaggagatgaagaagacCGTGGAGGCCATGAAG cgctCGGCAGCGAGGGTCCACGAGGATGCGGAGCTCACCCTGTCggacctccagctctccctggagaagctgcaggagctggtggaggaggtgatggactCCACCGGGCGGGAGAAGGTCGTGGAGGCCCAGGAGGTGGTGGACAAGCTGGAGGATGAGATCACCGAGCGGAGGAGAAGGGACGTGGAGATGAAGGACCTGGTCAGGTGCGAAGACAACATCTACTTCCTGGAG ACGTTTGAGTCCCTCAGCAGTCCGTTGGAGGCGGGACACCTCCCTAGTGTGCTGGCCAATCCCGAGGCTTCCTACGAGCCCGTGCGTGACTTCATCCTGGACCTGAGAGAAAAGGTGGAAGACTTGTGTAACCAGGAGCTGGACAAGATTACCAAGACAG TGAATGACACAACACTGTTCACTTTGGGAGACAGTG CCAAGAATGGGGACCAGAAAATGGGAGGTTTCTTAAAAT TGCTGTCTGGCCTGGGCACCCGGAACACAAACAACACCCGTCCTCAAG CTCCGACACCAAGTGTTTCTGTTGGGGTTCGGGGGCCAGAGAAGCGGGGGCAAG GTGTGGGTCGGAGAGCCCAAGATGTCCGATCCCGTGACGGGCCGAGAG TTGACAGAGGAAACAAAAGTCCACCAAGAACCAGAGAcaagcagaggagagaagagaaagagccag CCCCCAGCCCTaggcctagccccagccctatccCCAGCCGCAGAGAGTCACATTCTCTGTGGAACCGACCTGAGCCTACCCAGGTCTTCCACACACCTGATCCTGCCCCAGCCCCGACCCCAGCCCCGACCCCAGCTccgaccccagccccagcacctcaAGCCTCATCAG GTTTCAGTCGGATGGCCTCCATATCGAGTCTGTTCCGCTCCAATCGCCGCACGGCCACACCAGCGCAGCCTGCAGCCAGAACTCCTGCAGCCAACTCCT GGGGAATGGGCACTGTGGTTGAAACACCAAACGAAG TTAATCCCAGCCTTTTCTTGGATTCTCCAGTCGACAGCCCTTTCCTGGACAACACCCCATCCTTCCCTGGAT TGAGGGAGATCAGCCTAGACTGTATCCAGGCCCCAGAACCCAGGACCAGAGAAGAGTTCCTGCAAC ACGTCTGTAACCTGGTCCTGGACTCCAACACGGCCCACCGGCGCCTCAGCCTGTCGGAGGGCAAAACCAAGGCCACCCTCCAGGGGGCGACGCAGCCCTACCCCGACATCCCCCAGCGCTTCGACGGCTGGACCCAAGTGCTGTGCCTCAACCCCCTCTCCGCCCAGCGCTGCTACTGggaggtggagtggagggggagaggctccTCCATAGGCGTGGCCTACGGGGCCCTGAGGAGGAAGGGGTCCGACTCGAAGGCGGGGCTGGGTTACAACGCCCAGTCTTGGAGCCTGGAGCTGTCGGACACCTGCTGCTCGGCCATGCACGACAACGAGAAGAAGGACATCCCCGTGGCCTACTCGCCCCGCGTGGGCCTGTTCCTGGACACCGCGGCGGGAACGCTCTCCTTCTACGGCGTGGCCGAGAGCATGGAGCACCTGCACACTTTCCGCGCTAACTTCACCCAGCCCCTGTACGCGGCCTTTGGGGTGGGcagcggggtgggggtgggcctGGACTTTGCTCTGGGTCAGTTCAGCTCCCACGCGGACAGCATCAAAATCTGCCCCATGTGA